In one window of Ruminococcus hominis DNA:
- the rpsS gene encoding 30S ribosomal protein S19: protein MARSLKKGPFADESLLKKVDAMNAAGDKSVIKTWSRRSTIFPSFVGHTFAVHDGRKHVPVYVTEDMVGHKLGEFVATRTYRGHGKDEKKSRVR from the coding sequence ATGGCTCGCTCACTTAAAAAAGGACCATTTGCAGACGAAAGCTTACTTAAAAAAGTAGACGCTATGAACGCTGCAGGTGATAAATCAGTTATTAAGACATGGTCACGTCGTTCTACAATCTTCCCATCATTCGTAGGGCATACATTTGCCGTACATGATGGAAGAAAACATGTGCCTGTATATGTTACAGAAGATATGGTTGGACACAAACTCGGAGAGTTCGTTGCAACAAGAACATACAGAGGACATGGAAAAGACGAGAAGAAGTCAAGAGTTAGATAA